In one window of Spartobacteria bacterium DNA:
- a CDS encoding rhodanese-like domain-containing protein — protein MRIGTLCRHTLFTMARLCCISIAAATLSNLFLPWRISWFEDWDHRVETLALKHRIAIVDKAFVAQHAMDSFLLDARPAEAYDAGHIDSALSVPLEDYENQSDIRAVLDPVTPIIVYCSGADCDDSLHLILKLRQNGLSQAVLYAGGWEEWHGN, from the coding sequence ATGCGTATTGGGACGTTATGTCGCCACACATTGTTTACAATGGCACGGCTGTGCTGTATCAGCATTGCCGCTGCCACGTTATCCAATCTGTTTCTGCCGTGGCGCATTTCCTGGTTTGAAGACTGGGATCACCGAGTGGAAACACTGGCACTGAAACATCGGATCGCCATTGTGGATAAAGCGTTTGTGGCACAGCATGCCATGGATTCCTTTCTGCTTGATGCCCGCCCTGCTGAGGCCTACGACGCAGGCCACATTGACAGTGCCTTGTCCGTTCCGCTTGAGGACTATGAAAATCAATCCGATATTCGGGCGGTTCTCGATCCCGTCACACCCATTATCGTCTATTGCAGTGGCGCCGACTGTGATGATTCCCTGCATCTTATTTTAAAACTGCGACAGAATGGCTTGTCTCAGGCCGTCCTATACGCCGGCGGATGGGAGGAGTGGCATGGGAACTGA